From Pirellulales bacterium:
CAATAATGGTGGACCGGTGGCTGCTCACGCCTGACAAGCGCTGAACGCTTGCGGCTTAACCTTGGGGCCGTCGTGTTGCACCCGACGGCGCCAGCGGCATTATTCTACTTCCAAAATCTCGATCTTCAGTTGTCCGATGACTTGGGCCACGGGCAAAAAGCAACTGTAGGCTTGTGCGCCTGCGAGATTAGATTGGGTCAGTTTTAGATGGGCTGCGCCGATGCCGCCGCGTCCTAGGGTACTGTCCATTGGTACCCAGTGATCGCCGATCCACAGCTCATTCCACATGTGATACACAAAACTTTGCGTGGATGGCTGGTAAATCAGGCCAATTGCTACACGGGCCGGAATGCCACGGGCACGAGCAAGCGCTGCCAATAATACCGAGTGCTCGGTACAATCGCCTTCACGCAGGCGTGCAACTTCAGCTGCGGTGTCAAAGGCTTGCGAGAAGTTTTTTAGTTTGACGATGTCCTTCACATACCTTTCCAGTTCGACGGCCAGTTTCCAGGGGTCGGTTTCTCCTGGCGCCACAGAGTTGGCCATTGCTTGTACTTGATCATCATCACTTTGAATCAAGTTATTCGGCGCGCGATCTTCTACTGTGGGAACATGCGACAGAGTCACTGCTGCTAAAATTGCCGCATTCGTCGACGGCGACAGCGTAGTGGACGAGCCATCGATCCTTCGTACGGTAATTTCCGCCGTATGAGGGTCCAATGGCAAGAGTTCTTGCGAATCGCCAGCAGAGAAAACCTTGGACGGATCGTCGGTAGCTAATTGTACGCGGTATTTGATTCGCCGCGTGGAATGTGGATTGGGTAATGATCGTGTCACCGGCACGGTATTATCAATTACCAAATCCAATCGCCTGCCTCCCGGCTTCGCCAGCGCCAAAGCTTGCGTAGTACGATAAGTTTCCTGATGCAGGGCAGTAAGCGACGTTTTCAGCACCTGACCTTCGCGATTGGTCCATAATTGAGAACGAATGATTGGCGATTGCTCACTGCCACCGTGCATTGGCAACGTGATGCTCCCATCGATCCGCAGCAAATCTTCCGTGTGATCGACCAGCGGTGTAGCCTCGTATTGATTGGCAATCAATTCGATAGTCACCACTTCGTTCGTGGCGGGCATCACTGCCATCAGTGTCCGACGCTGTCCTGGCAAAAGCGGGGCTGCGGCCAACGATTGTTCAGTGGCACTGAAGCCCATTGTGCCAGGAATCCAAGGGAACGATTCGGTTGTAGTTTTGCCAGCGGTAATCGTTTCCAGCATGAGTTGTCCATCGGCAACGTGCCCATTCATTTCTGTGCGGCTGGTGCCGGAATTGATTTCGGTGTGAAACCGGAGCAGCTCGCCCTCCGCCGTCTCTACGCTTTGCGTAACAATGTCGATTGTGGTTTGTTGGCCTTGTCGATCAACCGCAATATGGTTTTGGTAGTTAATTTGGGCCAACTTGCGCTCATTTTCCTCAATGTCGGTGATGTGCGTATGGCACCAACCAATTTTGGTGTGATAGGCATAGACTGCCTCCCACCATTCCCGTGGATCGCCTTTGACGGATGTTGTGGCGGGATCGATTGGCGCCGACCCCGATGCGTTGGTCTCCAACGTGTCCGCAGTTACGGTTGCATTGGGTTGTTGGCTCGAAATTGAGTCCGTCGGGGTAGCGTGGGGGACTGCAGAGGTTGCTAGATTCTCCCCATTAATCGCCAGACTGGGCGACCGATCGCTGCAAGCCGTAAGCAATAGCAGAGCCAATGTTGCGCCGATGCAACCGATGGTGGAGTATCGCATGTTGTGCAAATTCAACGTGTGAT
This genomic window contains:
- a CDS encoding transglutaminase-like domain-containing protein, coding for MRYSTIGCIGATLALLLLTACSDRSPSLAINGENLATSAVPHATPTDSISSQQPNATVTADTLETNASGSAPIDPATTSVKGDPREWWEAVYAYHTKIGWCHTHITDIEENERKLAQINYQNHIAVDRQGQQTTIDIVTQSVETAEGELLRFHTEINSGTSRTEMNGHVADGQLMLETITAGKTTTESFPWIPGTMGFSATEQSLAAAPLLPGQRRTLMAVMPATNEVVTIELIANQYEATPLVDHTEDLLRIDGSITLPMHGGSEQSPIIRSQLWTNREGQVLKTSLTALHQETYRTTQALALAKPGGRRLDLVIDNTVPVTRSLPNPHSTRRIKYRVQLATDDPSKVFSAGDSQELLPLDPHTAEITVRRIDGSSTTLSPSTNAAILAAVTLSHVPTVEDRAPNNLIQSDDDQVQAMANSVAPGETDPWKLAVELERYVKDIVKLKNFSQAFDTAAEVARLREGDCTEHSVLLAALARARGIPARVAIGLIYQPSTQSFVYHMWNELWIGDHWVPMDSTLGRGGIGAAHLKLTQSNLAGAQAYSCFLPVAQVIGQLKIEILEVE